Proteins from one Clupea harengus chromosome 17, Ch_v2.0.2, whole genome shotgun sequence genomic window:
- the LOC122133673 gene encoding uncharacterized protein LOC122133673 codes for MTLLGFPPKIFTQAGHRNVGLTHGELETKELFNGGAEAAQATADASQAHLEKRLDYSLHLHDRTAPAVRTKTGANVQFPLPNLGTDRQDSKPIFLPRISSDIRPQQLHLSSHSFPSARYASSHSHLSAQHSSHSYSSAIPPVISQSYASSDQATRSTVTHQQIPSSTSSPQDNHVIKVLENQSELTRMLMKQQLLTTLPQGNIPLFDGQVLEYKSFIHSFENMIEQKTDNNRDRLQFLIQYTKGQAQRLVKSCEYMSPDRGYQNAKQLLKENFGNEYKISCAYLEKVQSWTQMKSEDSKMLQDYAMFLRSCCNAMEEMDYMQELDTISSMRSIALKLPFKLKEKWRNKAYELQERHQRRVRILDLVSFIEKQARIAADPVFGDLQDQSTSRAKVRAPTLSQPSVIWQ; via the exons ATGACGTTGCTTGGATTTCCCCCGAAGATATTCACGCAAGCTGGACACAGGAATGTCGGCCTAACGCATGGTGAACTTGAAACAAAGGAACTCTTCAACGGAG GTGCTGAAGCAGCTCAAGCCACAGCTGATGCATCACAAGCACACCTGGAGAAAAGGCTAGACTATTCGCTTCATCTTCATGATCGCACTGCTCCAGCAGTCAGGACTAAGACAGGTGCCAATGTTCAATTTCCCCTGCCTAATTTAGGTACAGATAGGCAAGACAGTAAGCCTATTTTCCTTCCCAGGATCAGTAGTGATATAAGGCCACAACAGCTACACCTCTCATCGCATAGCTTTCCCTCTGCCCGATATGCCTCATCACATAGCCATCTCTCTGCCCAACACTCATCTCATAGCTATTCCTCTGCCATTCCCCCTGTCATTTCCCAGTCATATGCTAGCTCAGATCAAGCCACTCGGTCCACTGTGACACACCAGCAAATTCCCTCTTCAACCAGCTCACCGCAGGACAATCATGTGATCAAAGTATTGGAGAATCAAAGTGAATTAACCAGGATGCTCATGAAACAGCAACTTCTGACTACACTACCTCAAGGAAATATCCCACTCTTTGACGGACAAGTTCTAGAGTACAAATCATTCATTCACTCGTTTGAAAACATGATTGAACAGAAAACAGATAACAATAGAGACCGGTTACAATTTCTTATTCAGTATACTAAGGGCCAGGCACAAAGACTAGTCAAAAGTTGTGAGTACATGTCCCCAGATAGAGGCTATCAAAATGCAAAGCAGTTACTGAAGGAAAACTTTGGAAATGAATACAAGATATCTTGTGCATACTTGGAAAAGGTCCAATCCTGGACTCAAATGAAATCTGAGGATTCCAAAATGCTGCAGGATTATGCCATGTTTCTCAGGAGCTGCTGCAACGCTATGGAGGAAATGGACTACATGCAGGAGCTGGACACCATATCCAGCATGAGAAGCATTGCCCTCAAGTTGCCATTCAAGCTCAAAGAGAAATGGCGTAACAAGGCTTATGAACTCCAAGAACGGCACCAGCGTAGGGTAAGAATTTTAGATCTTGTCTCTTTCATTGAAAAGCAAGCCCGTATAGCAGCTGATCCAGTTTTTGGTGACCTTCAAGACCAGTCAACTAGTAGAGCTAAGGTTAGAGCCCCTACTCTGTCACAGCCCTCAGTCATCTGGCAGTAG
- the LOC116224450 gene encoding uncharacterized protein LOC116224450 — MIPPRVHKGSKICRLDPVLDEGILRVGGRLHKSAMPEETKHPCILPKDSHISILLLRHIHERCGHNGRNHMLSELRKKYWILKGNSVARKVLSKCVMCRRSRGKASEQKMADLPLERILPDLPPFTNVGLDYFGPFEVKRGRTAIKRFVCRRGQVKHIRSDNGTNLVGAHGELKKSLNERKIQDALLPDGIEWSFNPPSASHHGGAWERLIRSVRQVLNSTLHQQSIDDEGLQTLFCEVEAILNNRPLGTVSSDPHDLEPLTPNHIPLLKAKPILPPGTFLKSDIYARRRWKQVQYMADLFWQRWTKEYLLLLQERQKWTSLKRNLSVGDIVLVVDPTAPRGSWPLGRVLETKPDARGLVRSVKLKTKTSVLERPITKLCQILESEE, encoded by the exons ATGATCCCACCTAGAGTGCACAAGGGCAGTAAGATCTGCAGGCTTGATCCTGTCCTAGACGAGGGCATTCTGAGAGTAGGTGGCCGACTGCACAAATCTGCAATGCCTGAGGAAACCAAACACCCCTGCATCTTGCCCAAAGACTCGCACATCTCGATACTGCTCTTAAGACACATCCACGAACGCTGTGGCCACAATGGCAGAAACCACATGCTATCAGAGCTCCGGAAAAAGTACTGGATTTTAAAAGGCAACTCAGTTGCCAGGAAGGTGCTCTCAAAATGTGTCATGTGTCGACGTTCAAGGGGCAAGGCAAGTGAACAGAAGATGGCGGATTTGCCGTTAGAAAGAATCCTACCTGACCTCCCTCCATTTACCAATGTCGGGTTGGACTACTTTGGCCCGTTTGAAGTGAAACGAGGGAGAACTGCCATCAAAAG ATTTGTCTGCAGGAGGGGCCAGGTGAAGCACATCAGGTCTGATAATGGAACAAACCTGGTGGGTGCACACGGAGAGCTCAAGAAGTCACTGAACGAGAGGAAAATCCAAGATGCCCTGCTTCCAGATGGAATCGAATGGAGTTTCAATCCACCATCAGCATCACACCATGGCGGAGCCTGGGAAAGGCTCATAAGATCTGTCCGCCAGGTGCTGAACTCTACTCTCCATCAACAGTCCATCGATGATGAAGGCCTCCAAACACTGTTTTGCGAGGTGGAGGCAATCCTGAACAATCGTCCTCTCGGCACAGTGTCCTCAGACCCACATGACCTAGAGCCACTGACCCCAAATCACATCCCGCTATTGAAAGCCAAGCCAATCCTACCCCCTGGAACCTTCTTGAAGTCCGACATCTATGCCAGACGTCGCTGGAAACAGGTCCAGTACATGGCCGATCTTTTCTGGCAAAGGTGGACCAAAGAATatcttctgctgctgcaggagaggCAGAAATGGACTTCACTAAAGAGGAACCTTAGTGTCGGAGACATTGTCCTGGTCGTTGACCCCACTGCTCCTCGAGGGTCCTGGCCATTAGGAAGAGTGCTGGAGACGAAACCTGATGCAAGGGGTCTAGTGCGGTCAGTGAAGCTCAAGACAAAAACTTCAGTCCTTGAGAGGCCCATAACCAAGCTGTGCCAAATCCTTGAGTCTGAAGAGTGA